A section of the Hyalangium minutum genome encodes:
- a CDS encoding RNA polymerase sigma factor, which translates to MERIEREDGEPVVKALVDNHRHFLAFLERRVGSRAVAEELLQSAFVRSLEKSGALRDEERAVAWFYRLLRNALVDHYRKQAAEGRALEHEAREATEVGPDPELKQAVCACVGELLPTLKPEYSELLRQVELEERSVPEAAAAVGITPNNAGVRLHRARQALKRQLEKSCGTCATHGCLDCSCQRRC; encoded by the coding sequence ATGGAACGCATCGAGCGAGAGGACGGTGAGCCGGTGGTGAAGGCGCTGGTGGACAACCACCGGCACTTCCTCGCGTTCCTGGAGCGCCGCGTCGGTAGCCGCGCGGTGGCGGAGGAGCTGCTGCAGAGCGCCTTCGTGCGGTCGCTGGAAAAGAGCGGCGCGCTACGAGACGAGGAGCGGGCGGTGGCGTGGTTCTACCGGCTGCTGCGTAACGCGCTGGTGGACCACTACCGCAAGCAGGCCGCCGAGGGCCGTGCTCTGGAGCACGAGGCGCGCGAGGCCACCGAGGTGGGACCGGATCCGGAGCTGAAACAGGCCGTCTGCGCCTGCGTGGGCGAGCTGCTCCCCACCCTGAAGCCCGAGTACTCGGAGCTGCTGCGTCAGGTGGAGCTGGAGGAGCGCAGCGTGCCGGAGGCCGCGGCGGCGGTGGGCATCACCCCGAACAACGCCGGAGTGAGGCTCCACCGGGCGCGTCAGGCGCTCAAGCGGCAGCTAGAGAAGAGCTGCGGCACCTGCGCCACCCACGGCTGCCTCGACTGCTCCTGCCAACGGCGCTGCTAG